From one Meles meles chromosome 18, mMelMel3.1 paternal haplotype, whole genome shotgun sequence genomic stretch:
- the ATP5MC1 gene encoding ATP synthase F(0) complex subunit C1, mitochondrial yields MQTTGALLISPALIRCCTRDLIRPVSASLLSRPEIPAKQPSYSSNSPLQVARREFQTSVVSRDIDTAAKFIGAGAATVGVAGSGAGIGTVFGSLIIGYARNPSLKQQLFSYAILGFALSEAMGLFCLMVAFLILFAM; encoded by the exons ATGCAGACCACCGGGGCACTACTCATTTCTCCGGCTCTG ATTCGCTGTTGTACCAGGGATCTGATCAGGCCTGTGTCTGCCTCCCTCTTGAGTAGGCCAGAGATCCCAGCTAAACAG CCATCCTATAGCAGCAACTCCCCGCTTCAGGTGGCCCGACGGGAGTTCCAGACCAGTGTTGTCTCCCGGGACATTGACACAGCAGCCAAGTTTATTGGCGCTGGGGCTGCCACAGTTGGTGTGGCTGGTTCAGGGGCTGGCATTGGAACCGTGTTTGGCAGCTTGATCATTGGCTATGCCAG GAACCCGTCTCTCAAGCAGCAGCTCTTCTCCTACGCCATTCTGGGCTTTGCCCTGTCTGAGGCCATGGGGCTCTTCTGTTTGATGGTCGCCTTCCTCATCCTCTTCGCCATGTGA